Part of the Girardinichthys multiradiatus isolate DD_20200921_A chromosome 14, DD_fGirMul_XY1, whole genome shotgun sequence genome is shown below.
ACATATATGagcttttacacacacacaccgtaatgataaagtataaatgttaatgttttcccCTTTATTAGGATAGATAAAAATCCCCTTTATTAGGATAGATAAAAAACATTATAAGGACAAATGACCTAcagtttgacataaagtttagtGCATTGGGTTTGATTGTGGAACAGTCTGTAACTGGGTTCATTAGAATGCGGCAGCCACACTTAGATTGAGGGTTGGACACCTGCCATGGAAGGCCATGGAAAACGACTTCCATACGGCTTCGAGATGATTCTGGTCCACCAtcaggtgtctcgggggggtgCCTCAACTCCACCCACCGACATTGTGGGTCAGTGGGCAgagtacttcgaagacctcctcaatcccactggggctatgtttctcggctgacCTTGGAACGCCTTGGGAAGTCAGGGTCTCTCTGCTTAagctgctgcccctgcgacctgaccccagataagcggaagaaaaTGAATgtatggatggaaggatagaaTTTTTTTGTGCAGTGACAGCTTTCTCCCTATCAAcaacttttagtatgaaagtTGCACACTAACCATGAGGCCCCAGACCCAGTATAACTCTGCAGCAGAATATCTAACATGACATCTAtaactgaatacattttttctgcATCAGCCACCATGCTGAAATCCGGTGAAAAATCTTCTTATTTTTTGTGGTCATGGAAGACATGCTATGATGTTGAGAGACCTTCCTCAAagctttaaacaatttttttagcAAACTCaacagtgttgggacccagccatggatttcaacattaaaactccggtacacacttttctggaactttcaaaataaattgcatttaactgacttccagcaactgaggaaaggggggtagcagcagacttcccatgatgcctctgtctgaataagagcatcccctctccaacaagccaacCATcatccacacggccttcgagaaggaccggataggggagacagcgtgctaatgtctctttgctggcaaacagacataaactcttcaactggatccaaggatgtcatacgatcatcgatcatttgcaaagttaagtacgaatgaaatactgtctgtgtatccggtattttcattcatgaacggggaaattaaggtgtaagaattgcttactttctctctgaggcctgcagaagcaaactgtcccagagaagttccctgcAGAGTCTCTATGAAGCTGAGcagagcggtctcccagtctggaaggaagacagcagagaccccatcaccgtgttAATGTGCactgtggttggcggacacaacgagccgtttttcatccacagctggaggttagctggaagctagccctttgttcacagagcaccttcaacccccccacagctaaggaggttggCTGtggctaaccattgttcactgtggataccttcttaaAACTTCTCCgacttggacaacgttcctcgccacagttcatgaggttaagtgtttgggcagaataacatagaagtgatttagatttaaattatctaaagtgtttttcattttatgaagtttttttttttttgtgttgaactcagctatcttggtgctagcagaatatcggcagcacacatgttcagtttgtgttctgtgtttgtgggtttttaaaattaagacaCACTTTAATAAaatggtgattttaaactgaagattgatcataacgcgccgtccgcgcttatgcattttaacccttttatcaacggtaattttaaaggtgtgtgtgtgattctggtgctaagctatcagcctccttcgttagcttaactgctaacagctaaggacacgtgcttgctgctaaataatatttacccagaaaggtttagtttccgggtaaatattatttatgttaaCTGATTCATATGATGTTGGATAGATTTGGCCAACATCATATGTTGGCCAAATCTGTCcaatggtggcgcagttggtagcactgttgccttgcagcaagaaggtcctgggttcaattccagactgggcgtctttctgcatggagtttgcatgttctccctgtgcatgcgtgggttctcaccgggtactctggcttcctcccacagtccatagacatgcctattaggttaattggtaactctaaattgcccttaggtgtatgaatgagtgtttgtgtgatggactgggaacctgtccatggtgtaccctgcctcttgcccatagactgctgtcaataggcaccagctcccctgtgacccactatggaataagcggtagaaaatgactgatgactgactgaggtttagttttcaatgcagtaaataatgtgtccctaacatcattttactaaatttgataactaagtaaacaccattaagaccaatttctccagaaagatttggttctttccaaaatattcccttaataatattccttcaaataatatttcaataaataaaggcagctaatgagacaccgttgagaattcatccagaaggttggttttattcagcagatcattcttaaaacattattttattaaaataatattttatctgattttgcattgtgaagggttgtctaagttagttccaagactaacttcacttcatttccagattcttcaagataatccttggttctcaaacataaacattgcatggtaatgttgcatcactctttaagtcatggttttcaatcatctttaagcaacttgtttatattgtacacagcccattagtcttccttattctttaattctgcttggtagtttagtcggattgttttagcatagtaaagagtttgttgattgaaatatgtttgactttgagttgacttatttttgttaataacttcttgtattttaagaaattgtgtgaattcattctatgtgtgcagagttttgctgttcaataatgtcagagcttggctcacacctttctattttgtcctaataccatcaccttactgggctggtattcacaggacaacctttaactggtcgaaatattatttgataaaatattaaaatattaaatattaaataatattttcagattcataattccaacaacaGTTTCATTCCATAAttgtttttatctgatttttacaatttgttttaaacGGGTGTAAAGTGCAAAGAGAATTTTTATCAGCAGGAACAAAAATACTTTACtttgtagttttaaaaatggttttTGATCTTGTTTAtgcaaaataagatttttttacgTCTTTTAAGTTTCATCATAAGTTTCATCATAATGAGGTTTATTACCAGATTTAATTTGTCATTACTTCAGTTAACTTCAGTTTATGTATACAGCACAACTTCACAAATTTTTTTATCTCAAAGTATTTTACACAACAAAGATATAATTCATATTCAGAAATCTAAAATCAAATAGATATAATAATAGACCGTTGGAAtttcaagtacatacatttcaatttgaTTCTTGTTATAATACCTGAtaagtaataataatactttttttttttgtttgctttaaagCAACCCTTTGAAAACAAACCTCAGAACATGtagtaaatgtaaatatatgaATGCAAATATCTTCTTTTTTAGAGTTTTAAAGTTGTTTCTTTCTCCTTTTGCAACCATATAAGTTTTATATGCAGGAGAATTATTGTACTTCATGCGTTTGAGATGCTTTGGTCTAATCACAGCTGTATTTCTGCATCTACCACTCTATCTAACTAAGTGGAAAGTTTCACTGTCACAGAAACATTCAGTCGCTGGGTAACCACAAATAGACAGGGTGTTGAAATAGACAGGGTATCTATTTCAACACCTCTGACAACTTTTTTTATGTTATGATCTTGATAAACGCAGCACCACCCCACTGTGGTGTTAATCGCAGAGGAATATCTTGCCATCATGAAGGTTGCTCAGATCTTCCTGCTCTGCGTCCTGGGAGCCGTTCTGGTGTCCACAGTCCTCTGCAACAGTAAGTTCATAGAAGTTAATCTCACTTAGAGATGCCACTTATCAACTGATATCACATTACCTAATGGTCTTATTTTCAGGTCCAACTGGTCCTGATGACTGCTGCATTGACTTATACTCAAAACCTATAAACAAAAGGCTCATCACTTCATATTACATGACTGATCCCCGCTGCCCTCTGGGTGCAGCTATGTAAGTACAGCAAGATGGGTTCTTGTTGTTCTCTGTATGATGCATAAATGTTGGATTCTTGTCATTCTTGGTATGTTATATACTGGGATTTGTGCTGTCTTGGTTTTGAATTTACTTTAGTTTTATCGAAACTGcagccaataaaaaaaatgcttattCTTTTAAGAAGAAAGAATCAAAATTATTTGCACATCTTGTCTTtcagtttaataacaaaaaactcacgcCGCATCTGTGTGGATCCAAAGCAACTCTGGGTGGAGAAGATTATAAATTTTCTGGAGTATAAGTCCCTTTAAAGGAGCTGCCTACTGCTGCCTAATGTCGTTTCTTGTAAAAGCTTTGTACAACAACTATCCTACAGTAGTGATTGTAACCTGTAGGAtattctggtttttttttttttgtggttttattgcAGTTTTGCCTAAGATGTAAAATTATAACAGCAATTTCTTTTGCatgtatgttttttgtatttgctcaCAAATAAATCTAACTTTTATCTAATGATTCTATGTTTTTAATATTACAAATTAAGCTTTAAGTAAGTTTAACAGCAACAATAACCTATATGTTTTATATGTTGTTAGGTTGAATGTATATACATTAATGTTCATTATTATCACTCACATGTATTTCTTCTATATTCTAAAAGGTCAGATCTGCACTCAGTTGTTATCTTGGTCTATGTGCAGCTGGTTTCGCAACACCCGAAAGCAGAACCAGCTGTTCCTCTTTCCACTCTCTGAACTCTGCCTGACATGTCTAGCACCCCTATTTGTAACCTGATATGTCTGTTTACTTTGCTGTATAAAATAAACTCTGTCGGTAATCACACCTCTGTAGTCCACTGCAGATCAGTGATTACCCTCGGTGCGAGTAGACAGAGTCTGTGTCGTTCCTCTGAGTCTGACTGTTGGTTTGAGCTGATCACTCATTCCACACCCCAACATATGTTcatattagtttttatttattcatgattTATGTAAAAAACATGCAGATAAAACACATTACCGCTGGTCCAAGATCAGATTAATCAAGTTAACTCCTAGCTTCTAGTTGTACAGTCCTTTACAGTATCTCTGcagagggaggaaaaaaaagacaccAAAGAGTATGCAAAATGCtgaattatttttcttatttatttaaaggagCAACAGGATATATAtaactttaaaaggtcacaaaATACCCCTCCCTCACCTGGGACAGTCACTAGCATCAGCAAAGAATCTGAACACAAAGCAACAATCTTATCGGAAAAGATTGTTGCTTTGTAAAATGAACTCTCTGAAAAATAGGAACTTCTGCTCTGAAATTGAAAATGCAATGTTCATGgtttacttttaaaatgcttagttttcattgttttcaatATGGACAACCCCccataaaaaataacaatgatttatatatatatatatatatacaggtccttctcaaaatattagcatattgtgataaagttcattattttccataatgtcatgatgaaaatttaacattcatatattttagattcattgcacactaactgaaatatttcaggtcttttattgtcttaatacggatgattttggcatacagctcatgaaaacccaaaattcttatctcacaaaattagcacatcattaaaagggtctctaaacgagctatgaacctaatcatctgaatcaacgagttaactctaaacacctgcaaaagattcctgaggcctttaaaactcccagcctggttcatcactcaaaaccccaatcatgggtaagactgccgacctgactgctgtccagaaggccactattgacaccctcaagcaagagggtaagacacagaaagaaatttctgaacgaataggctgttcccagagtgctgtatcaaggcacctcagtgggaagtctgtgggaaggaaaaagtgtggcagaaaacgctgcacaacaagaagaggtgaccggaccctgaggaagattttggagaagggccgattccagaccttgggggacctgcggaagcagtggactgagtctggagtagaaacatccagagccaccgtgcacaggcatatgcaggaaatgggctacaggtgccgcattctccaggtcaagccacttttgaaccagaaacagcggcagaagcgcctgacctgggctacagagaagcagcactggactgttgctcagtggtccaaagtacttttttcagatgaaagcaaattctgcatgtcattcggaaatcaaggtgccagagtctggaggaagactggggagaaggaaatgccaaaataccagaagtccagtgttcagtacccacagtcagtgatggtctggggtgccgtgtcagctgctggtgttggtccactgtgttttattaagggcagggtcaatccAGCTAGCTattaggagattttggagcacttcatgcttccatctgctgaaaagctttatggagatgaagatttcatttttcagcacgacctggcacctgctcacagtgccaaaaccactggtaaatggtttactgaccatggtatcactgtgctcaattggcctgccaactctcctgacctgaaccccatagagaatctgtgggatattgtgaagagaacgttgagagactcaagatccaacactctggatgagctaaaggccgctatcgaagcatccttggcctccataagacctcagcagtgccacaggctgattgcctccatgccacgccgcattgaagcagtcatttctgcaaaaggattcccaaccaagtattgagtgcataactgtacatgattatttgaaggttgacgttttttgtattaaaaacacttttcttttattggtcggatgaaatatgctagttttgtgagataggaattttgggttttcatgagctgtatgccaaaatcatccgtattaagacaataaaagacctgaaatatttcagttagtgtgcaattaatctaaaatatatgaatgttaaattttcatcatgacattatggaaaataatgaaatttatcacaatatgctaatattttgagaaggacctgtatatatatacttatCTTCCTCCAGTATATCAGAACTACACCACCCTGTCACTAACAGGCCCATAAATCAAAAAATGCCAGAGGTTCCACAGATCATGCACCTTAAACAACAAGAAACATGCTGTCAATTGGAAAGGGATGCATCTCTTACAATTTTACATGTAACACCCTCTAACGTAAAAATTAAACCACAGTTTGGAATGACATGCAACACATCACAAACACTTCTGTAGACTCGCACTACAAAAACCAATCATGTTTACAAACCAaattttattcttatttcttAGCATATTAACATGATGACTCTGGTTTTCGGTTCAGAAGCCAGGATGTGCAAGGCAGTTTCTCTTTACACATGGAAACACACACACGTGCCTACTAATGAACAAGGGGCAGTGTCTACAACCTGGTACGTTTAGTAAAGGGGGAACACTCTGCTCAGGTTCAACACAGAGTTTAGCTATATGTTGGTCTGTGTTCAGAGCACCAATGGTTATCTCACGTATGAAAGGTAATGACACTTTACTTTGTATGGGATgaaagtgtttttgttataaTTGGTTCTGACCCAGAAATTTGCCACATCATGAATAGGGTTAACCTTTTCTCCCTGCTATGTCAGTCTGCTTCACAAAATCAACACCATCAATGGGGAAATATGGACATACCGTGATCAGGAAGAGTCCTGATGCTAATGGTGACAGTGAAGGGGAGCAGGGACAACTCATTCCAGTACTTCTCACATTGGCATCTGCAACCCAGTCTTACTGAGTATAAATTATGCTGAAACCTGACAATCGGCTCCCAAATAGTGTTTTTCCCTCATACTCATAGAACCTTGGGTTACAATAGCAGCTATGTGGGGTAGCTGAAGCTGCATTGGCGTCAGGCATGCAGAGCTGCAGGTCCAATGCCTTTTTCTTCAGGCCATGGGCAAATCCGCTTTGATTAGAGGAAACTTCTCTTCGGGGCTTCTATGGCTCAGGTTGCTTTTCTGCcgaagctcagaaagaaaggttgaaaacagattttcttaATTGCCTGTTTTGCATTAACGCTGGATTATCCAGACAGTAGATCATACCCATACAAGCTAAAACAAAGCATCCCATATTTCAGTGAAAACCAGCTCAAAGATACTAATGTACAAAATAACAATGATGcctaaaacaaaagacaaaaagaggGGTGTTCTGCTGgccaatggaaaaaaaaaaaacattggatcTGTTTgtagcaccgctcttgctactacaccaatgacaaaaaacagttttatcaaaatgatcccaaacaaGCAGCATCTTGGTTCAGGACCaataacattatttttatgGACTGAACAGTTAAATCTCAGGACCAATAGAAAGGCAGAATTGTGGAATATGGACCTGGCCTGGAATACCTCTTCACAAGCGCCAGTTAGTTGACTCCATGCAACACAGATATGAAGCAGTTTTCAGAAACACTGGTTATATATCTAAATATTAGTTCAATGTTTCACAGTAAAGCTAAATTCAAGGCTTTTTCAGTTTATACAGAAATGTTTGAGTTGGAAAAAAATAAGTGTGCTTTTGTTTAACAACCCAACATTCCCTATTCTTTACTTTCTGTTCAGTGTTAACAAATTTGATATATTTTACATCATGTGCCCAGTGCATTTacctgtttggaaaaaaaaatcttttacagGGATTCTGAGcctttctcattttattttgcaacccatttttattgttttgaacaCAACTGTAAATCTTTATGTATGTACAGTCTAAAAGGTTGAagttgaaatgttttaatttcaggcctttaaaaagtattgatattcaattcaattaaattcaaaaatactttattaatcccaaagggaaattaaatgttgttatagctcatattatgaaggtttcctcaaagagccgttgtagatgctgatggctgtgggcaggaaggatctcctgtagcgctccgtcttacagcagatctgaagaagcctctgactgaagacactctgttgttgtaggacagtctgatgaagaggatgctcagggttctccataatgctcttcattttatgaagaatccgtctttccacaatgatctccagaggttccagaggagtccccagaacagaaccagccttctttatcagcttgttgagcttttttaagtccctggctctgatgctgcttccccagcagatgatggcagaagagatcaaactctcgacaacagacttatagaagatattcagcatcttgctgcaaacaccaaaggacctaagcttcctcaagaagtacagtctgctctgtcccttcttgtagatggcttcacagttgcatctccactctagtctgttgtccaggtgaacaccgaggtatttatactcctccaccacctccacttcttttcctatgatataaatagtttttgactcctgtttctcttaaaatctacaatcatctcctttgttttagtcacgctcaagatgagatgattgtttccacaccatgccacaaagcggtccaccaccatcctgtactcagcttcttgtccatctctgatccaccccacgacggcagaatcatccgagtatttctgcagatgccaggtgtctgtcttgtactggaagtctgaggtgtacagagtgaaaaggaatggtgagagtacagttccctgtggtgctcctgtgctgctgactacccggttagactcacaacccttcagtctcacaaactgtggtctgtttgtcaggtagtctttgatccaggagattgttgaggcctccacctgagtcttctggagtttctgacaaagcaaatcaggttggattgtattaaatgcactggagaaatcaaagaacatgattcttacagtgctgctggctttgtatagatgacagtgggtttgttgaagcaggtgtatgatggcatcttcaactccaactccacagcgataagcaaactgaagggggtcctgatggtttactgtttgcttactcaggtgggccaacaggagtctctctaggaccttcatgatgtgagatgtcagggcaacaggtctatagtcattgaggactgatgggtgagttttctttggtaccgggtcttccacaacaccggaaccttcttctgggccaggctaaggttgaagaggtgctgcagaatcccacagagctgctctgcacaggccttcaggactctagggctgacatgatctggacctgcagccttattcctattcagtctctccagttgtctcttcacctgacttcttgagacacacaggtggaagggggaagcaaaagaagcatcagcatcttctgatatggttgaaggcaaacatgtagaagcagaagggtctagggttgAGGTAGAAGATAAAAactttgaggtgttactggacagctgtgggtcctgtgggtcaaaggaaggtgggatgtctgtttggctgtgagcaggagaggaggatgcaaagcttgtttctgaactgaacctattgaagaatgtgttcagttcattggctctgtccagacctccatcggtctgatcatccttctgcttgaagcctgtgatcttcttcatctctgtccacacatctctgatattgttttgctggagtttgctctccagcttctttttgtatacctccttgctgtctcttatcttgactttaagttgcttctgtaaactcctcaataattctctgtctccctctctgaaggctctatGCCCATATATTCCACAGTAGGTCTTAAAATGCATTTCATTATTACATTTGTATGTACATTTGTaaaattttttgctttttccaccaacttatttattaattttttagaGAAGGGGGCTTTCTacacttgttttctttttaatttgttgttgttgcCCTGGCCAAAGAATTTTTGTAGTATTATGCTGTGACAAGACTACAAATCCCATGAAGCAGAACATCAATAAGTGTTATCCAAACGAATTTGTACCTAGACATTCTCCTAAAAATGGCTCAGTGCCCCAAATCTGTATATACTGTTGGTCTTGtaaggattattattatgtaaggagatcattgtggaaagaccgattcttcataaaatgaagaacattatggagaaccctgagcatcctcttcatgagactgtcctacagcaacagagtgtcttcagtagaggcttcttcagatctgctgtaagacggagcgctacaggagatccttcctgcccacagccattagcatctacaacggctctttgaggaaacctacataatatgagctacaacaacatttaatttccctttgggattcataaagtattttgaattgaatgaattgaattgaattatgattattgattaattaatattaataaagaattataatttaaaataataatttgaaataaatgtatttcttgcacgaaataaacacaaacgcttctcttaattataaatgaagatttattgaagccaaataattctgatataccattattctggtccaaaaccatcacctaactaacaagcactgttctacacaaagggaataaaaatgactacctaacaataataataaaagaaaaaacatatatatatttagtgtctatgaagatcaaaccagcagttttatggacaaaatgtgtaatttgggttaaatggaaagaagtccTCCTGTTTTGCTGATGTCTCGactgcagcgatcagctgataaaatggtggggccacgcccctttagccacaaccagctgatcactCCAAATctggaacaaagagtcataaaactctgaggcgggaactcagtggaaaatctccagcaataaaactggaacaaagagtggtcgggcgagaccccagttgctttgaatga
Proteins encoded:
- the LOC124880998 gene encoding eotaxin-like, translated to MKVAQIFLLCVLGAVLVSTVLCNSPTGPDDCCIDLYSKPINKRLITSYYMTDPRCPLGAAILITKNSRRICVDPKQLWVEKIINFLEYKSL